One genomic region from Anguilla rostrata isolate EN2019 chromosome 2, ASM1855537v3, whole genome shotgun sequence encodes:
- the LOC135247392 gene encoding alpha-2A adrenergic receptor-like translates to MGSDNVTNETLLGGLPYRMEISIPLTILVGILILLTVFGNVLVIIAVFTSRGLKAPQNLFLVSLASADILVATLVMPFSLANELMGYWYFGKVWCEIYLALDVLFCTASIAHLCAISLDRYWSITKAIEYNLKRTPKRIKCIIVIVWVIAAVISFPPLITMEKEGAKEEGPTCEINKDKWYIISSCIGSFFVPCIIMILVYIRIYQIAKKRTRTPPGKRKKTEADKKHNGLEEEQRFHEKLTGEKDVEQKEKVEKAEVNGVDIEESSSSDHNVNTPCSMKKKKAESKTKLSRIKPGDNIPKREDRLSAKGSRWKGRQNREKRFTFVLAVVIGVFVICWFPFFFTYTLTAICDSCNVPLTLFKFFFWFGYCNSSLNPIIYTIFNNDFRRAFKKILCKGEKKQIV, encoded by the coding sequence ATGGGGTCTGACAACGTGACTAACGAAACTTTGCTTGGAGGCCTTCCGTACAGGATGGAAATCTCAATTCCCCTTACGATACTCGTGGGGATTCTTATCCTCTTAACAGTATTTGGCAATGTCCTTGTAATTATAGCAGTGTTTACAAGCCGGGGCTTAAAAGCCCCACAGAACTTATTTTTAGTTTCCTTAGCGTCCGCTGACATTCTGGTGGCCACACTGGTCATGCCATTTTCTCTGGCCAATGAACTAATGGGCTATTGGTACTTTGGTAAAGTTTGGTGTGAAATTTACCTTGCCCTGGACGTTTTGTTTTGCACTGCATCTATTGCCCATCTATGCGCCATCAGCCTGGACCGGTACTGGTCCATCACTAAAGCCATCGAGTACAACCTCAAACGAACTCCCAAGAGGATAAAATGCATTATCGTTATAGTTTGGGTCATCGCTGCAGTTATATCATTCCCTCCTTTGATTACGATGGAGAAAGAGGGTGCCAAGGAGGAGGGTCCAACGTGTGAAATCAACAAAGACAAATGGTACATAATATCTTCGTGCATTGGTTCATTTTTTGTCCCTTGCATCATCATGATTCTCGTTTACATTCGAATTTATCAAATTGCAAAGAAGAGAACGCGGACCCCTCcgggaaagaggaaaaaaacagaagcagacaAGAAACACAATGGCTTAGAGGAAGAACAACGCTTTCACGAAAAATTAACCGGGGAAAAGGACGTAGAGCAGAAAGAAAAGGTTGAGAAAGCTGAAGTAAATGGAGTTGACATAGAGGAGTCCTCTTCTTCAGACCATAATGTGAACACCCCATGTTcgatgaaaaagaagaaagcgGAGAGCAAGACAAAACTCAGTCGAATCAAACCGGGAGACAATATTCCGAAAAGAGAGGACCGTTTGAGTGCTAAAGGATCCAGATGGAAAGGACGCCAAAACAGGGAAAAACGATTCACTTTCGTGCTTGCAGTGGTGATAGGAGTTTTTGTAATATGCTGGTTTCCGTTTTTCTTCACTTATACACTGACAGCCATATGTGACTCGTGCAACGTACCCCTAACACTGTTTAAGTTTTTCTTCTGGTTTGGGTACTGCAACAGCTCCCTGAACCCCATAATATACACAATATTTAACAATGATTTTAGGAGGGCTTTTAAAAAGATACTTTGTAAAggtgagaaaaaacaaattgtttga